The following nucleotide sequence is from Microbulbifer sp. A4B17.
TGGCATTTCCAATGAGACCCCTTGGGGCATGTTTGAATATCTGCAGCAGGCAATTGCCTATGGAAAGCCTCGGGTCGTGTCGATTCAAAACCCCTACAACCTTTTGAACAGGGCTTTTGAAGTTGGTTGTGCGGAAATTGCCATTCGCGAAAGGTGTGGCTTGTTAGCTTATTCCCCTCTGGCATTCGGGGTCTTGTCTGGCAAGTACCTGGGTGGGAAAAAGCCTGAGGGGGCGCGACTCACCCGTTATGAACGTTTCCAGCGCTATGCTGGTGAGCGTACTCTGGCGGCGACCCAGGCCTATGTAGATTTAGCCCGACAGTTTGGCCTGGATCCGGCACAGATGGCGCTGGCATTTGTGAATCATCAGCCATTTGTTACTTCGAATATTATTGGTGCCACAACTATGGAGCAGTTGCGTTCCAATATTTCCAGCGCTGAGATCACTTTGGATGATGAGCAATTGGTCGCTATCGATGCTATTCACCAAGATAACCCCAACCCGGCGCCTTAAAGGGCTGGGCGCCTAACTATAATTGGGGTACGCGCCTTGAAAGTATGGCGCGAGAGTAGTTAGTGGAAATTGTTATGGAAATCACCGGGCACCACACTCTGAAGGACCTGTTTTCCCAGTTGGGACTGGCGTCTGAAGATGCGCAAATCCATGAATTCCTGGTCACGCACTACCTGCATCGCCATGAAAAGCTCTCTGCAGCCTCGTTTTGGACCGAAAACCAGCGGGAGTTTCTGGAGAGCGCTATTTTGGATGATTCGGATTGGTGTGTCGCAGTGGATGAGCTGGATACTTTGTTGCGGCACTGATGCTTAGTTAGTGGCAGGGGTGCGGGCCCCGCCACCTCTTCATAGGGTATACTACGTCGTTTTCAACCGACTTAGTTGGTGCCCCGGCGCCATACCCTGAATAGATCTGATGGAAAAACCCCGATTTCGCGCGGCGCTGCTGCATCCTCGCTACTGGCTGACCTGGCTGCTTTTCGCACTTTGGTTTTTGATTGCCCAATTGCCTTATCGTTGGCAGTTGGCTATAGGTCGTGGATTTGGGCGCTTGATGCTCAGGGTGGCTACCAGCCGCCGAACCATTGCCGAGCGCAATCTTGCGCTGTGCTTCCCCGAACTGGGAGAGAGGGAACGGACAGAATTGTTACGGCGCAATTTTGAGTCCAGTGGTATCGCTTTAATGGAAACCGGGATGGCCTGGTTTCGCTCTGCTACTTGGTTAAGGAAACGGTTTACCTTCGAGGGACTGGAGGCACTGCAAGCTATCCAGGCTGAGGGGCAAGGCGTCCTGTTGATGGCTATGCACTTTACCACTCTGGAACTCGGCGCCGCCATGATGGGGATGAGTATCACTCTCGATGGTATGTACA
It contains:
- a CDS encoding DUF2789 family protein, giving the protein MEITGHHTLKDLFSQLGLASEDAQIHEFLVTHYLHRHEKLSAASFWTENQREFLESAILDDSDWCVAVDELDTLLRH